The Pogoniulus pusillus isolate bPogPus1 chromosome 6, bPogPus1.pri, whole genome shotgun sequence genomic interval ACACATTTTCTTGCATTTTCACGTGAATAGGAATACACAACAAATTTTTGCTTATTTGGTTCCTTCAATGTGTGTCATAGGTGGTTATGGTTCTGATACTGTAAATATTCCCTTTTGAAAACTGATGTTTCCTAGTCCGAATTTAAACAGCTGAATATTACAAATGTCTTGTTATTAGAACTTAAaatctttcttttccattttcattGTAGGCAATTAACCAGAGGCTTACCCCAACCCAGAAATTTACACCAAAAGACTTAATTGCTGCAATGAAAGCCCTAAATCTGGAGCTTGGATTAATTATTGATTTAACATATACCACACGATACTATGAAGTGAAGGTAATATAAGCAtaataacagaacaagggagttACTGCAATCTTAGTTTTAAAGTATTTACACATTCCCTTACCTTGAATTGGAATAGACAGGTGACCTTTCTAGACTCACTTTGTGTCTCCAACATAAACTGAATGTTTTATCTCAGAGGAAATAACACCTTTTTCCAGCTATCTGCATTTGTGGCTTGTTAGTGTAATGGTAACTCAAGTCAGAGTGTCTGCCAGACACTGCAGAAAAGATGCAGAAGGCTTACGTTCCCGGTTCTGAAGACATGCTCTTTTATTCCTATGGTCTTTTTTTACTGATGCTCAGTAGAATCCACTATGGGAGTGTACAttttgaaactgtttattaTGTATTCATTTCAATGTTTTTACCCATATGGTCCAAACAATTGTGATTAATCAGCCTCCTATTTAAAAAGAGAGTAAATAGCAGTGTTATAACTGAATGCCAACATTGACTATGTATGGTCTTGTAAGCATGAAGGGAGTCAGTACACAAGTATGTGTATAATTTATGGTGGGTAGGATAGATACTGTTAATAATTGTAAAAGGGGTTAAAATGGAATTAGAATCTATTCTCTACAGTTAATGTGCTGCCTTCTTTGTAAGGACAAAAAGTCATCTGTAGAAACTGTTCTCTGAGATCAGGTCTTTAAAGTAGAAATGTAAGTGGTAATTTCTGAGAGCATATACAAAATTGTGTCAGAATTGTTTTCAGTTTCTGCTCAGGATTTGCATTGTCTTTATGTTAGATACTGCTTAAGGTATGACTTCAAtcatttttacttctttttttttccctttttgttgCTAGGATTTACCTAAAAGTGTGCAGTATAAGAAACTTTATACTATTGGACTTGAAGTCCCCGATAATGCTACTATCCTGCAGTTCAAAAAATGGGTCAGAAAATTCCTATGGGAAAATGCTGGAAATGGTAAATAGAAACATATTATATTGTAGAAACCAAAACTTTACTTGCAGTGCAGTTTATAATTTACTAATGTCAATACATACTGACAGCAGTGAATCTCGGACTTTCTGTAGCACATTCCACTTCGTGGAACATTTATGTTATGTGAACCACTACCTATCTTTTTTGCGTTCAAAGTGTGTCTTCTTCAAAAATTACTAGTAACTTAAATGCCCTTCCTAATAGCATTATATTTGTGTTACATGTCAAAGTAGCTGCAACAAGACTTTGATCTGTCTGACCCAAACTGTCTACCATCTTAGTATTGTAGCTGCCAGGGCATTTATGGATGTTCTAAATAGCACAAGGTTTCTCTCACAGCAATAAGCACAGATACACGTGTGTAGCTTCAGTGCACTTAGTCTGATATAGCAAGTGTTTATAAGTTAGGAGTCCTTTATTTCCCTCATATCCTAGCCAGTTCTTAGAAATTGTTGTACAGCCACGGTGTCATTCTTCctacagtgtgctctgctgctgattAAGCATTTATGCAATAATGTAGTTTATTCCAAGAAGGTAAAAGGCACTTTTTGCAGAAATAAACTTGCATTTTGCCACAGTCTGTCTTCAGCTGTTAACATtttcactgccttttttttGGCTTGGTTGGATTGTTTGTTTTTGCTAGAGATTCTTTGTAGACAGATTTTAACTGTTTCTTTATGCAGAATGGAAGAACCATTCTTTCAAGCTTTCTCATGCTGTGGTTACTTTGTCACTTTCTGTGAAAAAGTAGAGGTATTAACTGGCCAACAGCATACAGTTTTTGCTGCAGAGCATAACCATAATTTTACTGTGGAGGGTCAAGTCTGATTTGTGAAAGAGGTCTGACCTCTCAGATATGAAAGTCTCAATTAGAAGTCCTGGGAAAAATTGAAAAATCTAAGCAGCAGCCATTGTCCTTGCTCAGAAAGTTAGTGTGTAAGTTCTTGCTTTGCTCTTTTTTGGCTTTGAGAAATTACTTGGAGGTTATTAGTTTCCTTCTTGTTTTGACCTAGTGATTTTTCTTGTGACAAAGAACAGTTTATATTTGAACCTTACTCTCAGAATTGAGAGAATCAGTTTGTTACTGGATAAATACCTGCAGTTTCAGCTAGTAAAGCCATTGTGTAACTTCACAGTTGGGAGATCTTTCATATTTATGTTAGCTTACTTGTTGCAATTTAGATTACCCGTAAAATTTCTCAAGATTCTTGTGACAAATAACTTTTGAGAAGTTGTGGATATTTAGTGTCTGAATTCTTAGGACACCAAATTACAGTAAACTCATATGGCAGTGGGACTGTCCTGATGAGTGGCAGTGATATTTTAATCTCATACAAATATTTATCAAAGTCTTATTTCAAAATTTGTTTGTACTTTGTCAATGTCACAACTTTGTTCTAAAATCTCTTTGTTTAAACTCTTAATCATGTAATATGCATTTAGTCTTATGCCAACTTAGCCCTTAAGTATTGTTGTTCTTATTTTTACATTGAATACCTCCGACTTGGTTTTACAGTCTAAAACAAGCTTCCTATGTCCCTTCTCATAAGCTTCTGTTGTGAGCATTATAATAGCCTTTTCTGGATATAATTCAATTTTATTTATTCCTTATTAAATATGAGTAACTAGAATTATATGGGGTTGTCAGGATGAGGTTTTATCAGTGCCTTGCATGAACATATTAGCTTTACTCTATTTCTGCCAGAAATACATGATTTAAAACACCCTAGTAATAGTAAATTATTCTGCTTGTTAGTCTTTAGCTGATTAGTGAAACCTTTCCAAAAAAAACGATGTCTTCAGAGATTTTCGGTGCTTCTTCAGGTATTTCATACCCTTAGACACTAGGAGCATTAtgtgtattttctcctttttctaaGTTTTACAAGAAACTGTACATTTGAAGTTCCTCGATTTTAGCTTTGCTTGTTTAGAACTGCTTTCAAAACTTTATTCTTTTACTACTGCAGTTCTGGCTGAGGCAATCCACTTTACCTATTGtcacttctctttcttttttcctgtgttctgCAGAGTTAATATCAATTTTCACAGGTTTGGAAGTAGTCAGCTAACTGCTGCTAAAGATTACCATAAAGAGGACAAAGTCTGGATTTGTCTGTTTTTTTACAGGCTTGACAGTATAGTTTTGTAAATAGCAAATATTTATAATTACTTTGCTAGAAAAGTACCTTTTTTGcatttggttttttgttttttttttccactagtAGTTTAGTAATTGCAGTTTCTGAAGTATTAAAGcttgtcttttcctttctgaCAGAGAAACTCATTGGCGTTCACTGCACTAACGGAATTAATAGAACTGGCTACCTTATATGCAGGTAAGGGTTCTCAAAAGATAGTATCCTTATATTAATCTGTAATCCCTTCAGGACAATAATATAATCATATTTTTCTTCAGATATCTTATAGACGTTGAAGGCTGGGATCCAGAGGTGGCAATCCAAGGTATCTATACAGTTTTGAACTAAGGCAGATTGCAATTCACAATTGCTACAATTACATTCACAAATAACTACAATTCTATttcatcgaatcatagaatggtttgggttggaagatgacctccaaaggtcatctaacaCCAGCTCCTCCTTCAGTAAGCAAGGGCATTCTCAACTacatcaagttgcccagagccttgtcaagcctcaccttgaatatccaGGCAAGGGGCCTCACCTACCTCTCTTTAGAGTTATTTCATGTGCTGGCTTCCACAAAAGCTTTTGTCTGACTGTTGACTCTGTTCTAAGCAAGACTTGAGCATTAGCAAATTGACAACTTGATAGGAGTACATTTCAGCTGCTTAAAATCTTACATTTTTCATTTTGAATTTGAAGGATTTTCAGTCATAAGTTGCTACCACTACTAGTTTTAGTTGTTTaatccaacaaacaaaaaaaagactaAATGGTGCCAGCTTGCTGAAGTTTTTTAGATCAAGTTAGAATTGTTTCAAATTGAACATCTCACAGTGAACAGAAGCTTGCCTTTCATATTTGTGCAACTCAATTTGAACACATTTCATtgcaatgtctttttttttctttagctttTGGTGATGCTAGAGGTCATCACATGGATGGTCTTGTTTATCTCACAGATCTCAGAACACAGCCAATGAGAAGgtaaggaaaagcttttgatGATTTGGTTAAGATGTCCCAGTATGTCTGCTGGGCCAAAATAAATTTCATCTTAAAACTTTAATATGCAAGTACACATATATTGTAAGAGTTCTGATAGGAATAACATGAAATACAATGTATTTAGTTCATCTTTTGAATTTATATGGTtcaaaagatttttttaatatGACAACTACTGTTGAAGATTGGTTTTATACTGTGACTAGTGTACTTAGTCTGTATTCTCTCTTAAGCTTAAAGGAGCTGCTGCAAAGATCTTTATAATCTTCATGATATGCCTGCTGTTGTTAGCATGGTAAAAACAgatattttaaaacaaaaagaagcacTACAGTTTTAGGAATAAAAGAAGTatggaaaaaaagaatattGTTCTCAAATTCTCTGTTAATAGTAGTTGTATCCCTGGTATGTAAAAATGTCATGCTTATCATACCCAAGAAGTTATTTCTTCCAATAGTATCTTGTAGCAGAAAACTGAATTTAAAATCACTACCTGAATGATAGTTTAGTTTAACTGAATGACCTTTGTTTTACTGCTATCATTACTTTATAGTCTCTGCATGATTGTTGGTCCCATGTCAGATTTTTTAATAGGTCTGATGCTTACCTCAAATCCTTTTGGATGTTGTTGCAAGCTTAGGAATCACGGTATGGTTTGAGTTGgcaggggccttaaagatccagttccaacccctctgccatgggcaaggacaccttccagtagacTGGctagctcaaagcctcatcctgcctggtcTCAAAAGAATTCCAAGGATGAGGTATCCaaaacttctctgggcacaacCCATTCCTGTGTCTCACTAATAAAGAACTCTCTCAtaataaagaacttcctcctaatgtctaaatctgccctgctttaATTTAACATCCTTgacccttctcctgtcactacatTCCTTTATAAAATGTTGCTCTGGCTTctctgtaggccccttcaggtactaaaaggctactataaggtctgcctggagtctTTCTTCTcgaggctgaacagacccaactccctcagcctgtcctcacagaaggggtgttccatccctctgatcatattttggccctcctctggaccctttccaacAGATGAGTGTCCTTCTCGTGTTGGACACTCCAGAGCAGGGTGCAGTACTTCAGGCAGGGTCTCACAAGAacagaggagaggggcagaatcacctccttgaTTTGATGGCCaagcatcttttgatgcagcccaggatagtTGGCTTTTCGTTCTGCCAGtggacattgctggctcacatcaAGTACCtcatcagccagcagccccaaatcattctctgcagtgctgctctcaatatacttatcacccagcctgtatttgtgtttgggattgccccaacccaggtgcaggaccttgcacatAGTTTTAGCTTTGCTGCACTTCATGGGGTTGGCAAGGGCCCACTTCTCAAGACTGTCGAAGTCCCTCCGGCTGGCACCCCTtccctgcaccacacagcttggtgtcatcagcaaacttgctgaaggtgcacttaACCTCCCTGCCCACATCACCAacatgttcacaggatcacagcaccaGTCCCTGAGGGACTGCACTTGTCACAGGTCTCTATTTGGATGTTGAGCCATTAACTGCAACATTTTGAGAGTGGCCATCTGGCCAGTTCCTTATCTTCAGAGTGGTCCATCCATCAAATCCATGTCCTTCCAATTGAAAGACCAGAGTTTAGGTATTCTTTTTGTATTTTCTGCAGCCCTTCCCCAAATAAAATTGTAAGATTAAAATTTGCAAGATAAACATTTACAAAATTAGAATTTGCTGTTGCAAATGCCTGTAAATTTAACTTAACATAGAAACATTTGTGTCATTCTgaactggtttggttttgtttttttttctcaatagTGTTTTGAAAAAGAAAGCTTATGTGAGATGTTTTTATTCTTCTTAGTAACCTTGGAATGGATGTATGGGATTCGGATGAAGATATTATCCCCCCACCACATGCGGCAGAAGCACCTGCAGAGCAGTTCCCAAATGAAGATTTTCAGGGGTAATAGGCTGAAACATggaattaaaagcaaaaaacacccaaaactctaaaagcaacaaaacaaacaactaaggaaaaaaaaagcacagtgGGAAGGCTATTTTTTGTCTTGTTTAAAATATTGTAGATATTCTAATTTAAAAGAGATTTTATGGATATTGCCTATCCAAGCAAAATATATTTGGAGAATTGGATGAAACAAATATAAATGAATGTTTGTCTCAGTTTCTGCTATGACGTTGAAAACTTTATAAACTTGCTTCTCATTTGGATTGTTAGTAGCTTTTATACCTATTTACTTAGAGTGTTTTTTGTATCACTTCTTGGTTAAAAACACTTGTTTTCATTAATGACTTGTGGCCCATAGAAGTGTGATGTTCTATTCAAGacaaaaacttctttacaggtCTGGGAAAAGATTAAGAATTTATGATGACCACTCTCACAATGATTTGCAAGGACAGATACAGTTGAGAGATTTTGATTATATTGATAAGGGACCTGAACAACGAAGAAGACCATTTCATGACCATCAGACTCAGGATGATTTAAGAGCACCAATGCAGATGAGAAACTGGGACTACAACAGGGGACCAGGACAGAGGCGAAGACCTTTTCCTGATCATCAGTTTTGTGATGACTATCAAGAAGACATGCAGCCAAAGGACACAGACTTCAGTAACAAGGGACCTGGACAAAGATTGAGACCTTTTCATGGATGCCAGTTTCATGATGatttgcaggcagagagacaatCAAGACATAACAAATTTAACAGAGGCCAtggacaaaggcagagatcttTTCCTGACCATCTGTCTCGCAATGATTTTCATGAAGATAGGCAGTCAAAGGATTTTGATCTCAAtagcaggggctggggccagagaaAAAGACCATTCCATGACCACCGATCTCATGAATTTCAGGATCAGATGCAGCTGAAAGAGTTAAATTGTGTTAAAAAAAGTCCTGGCCAAAGACTAAGATCATTCCATAACTACCAGACACATGATGATGTACAGCCACAGCAACTAGGAGATTTGGAATTCGTTAACAGGGGTCGTGGGCAGAGGTTGAGGCTGTTCAATGATCGCCAGCCTCATAATGATTTACAAACAGAGATGCAGCTAAAGGATTATGATAGTAAAGGTCCTGGACAAAGACACAGAGTTTTTCATGACCATCAGCCTTATGATGATTTAGAGGAACA includes:
- the LOC135176067 gene encoding uncharacterized protein LOC135176067, encoding MVKKNTIPDGWRSLTPVGQPIPGTRFIAFKVPLKGAINQRLTPTQKFTPKDLIAAMKALNLELGLIIDLTYTTRYYEVKDLPKSVQYKKLYTIGLEVPDNATILQFKKWVRKFLWENAGNEKLIGVHCTNGINRTGYLICRYLIDVEGWDPEVAIQAFGDARGHHMDGLVYLTDLRTQPMRSNLGMDVWDSDEDIIPPPHAAEAPAEQFPNEDFQGSGKRLRIYDDHSHNDLQGQIQLRDFDYIDKGPEQRRRPFHDHQTQDDLRAPMQMRNWDYNRGPGQRRRPFPDHQFCDDYQEDMQPKDTDFSNKGPGQRLRPFHGCQFHDDLQAERQSRHNKFNRGHGQRQRSFPDHLSRNDFHEDRQSKDFDLNSRGWGQRKRPFHDHRSHEFQDQMQLKELNCVKKSPGQRLRSFHNYQTHDDVQPQQLGDLEFVNRGRGQRLRLFNDRQPHNDLQTEMQLKDYDSKGPGQRHRVFHDHQPYDDLEEQTHPEDFDYVNKGHGQRSRPFHDHPGHDDLPQEWCSDRSQSFSSHESVPEPHFSSSPSLHRDYGSDNEDFNRNYSNRPNCAEDNRRMHPLDTFNRGKNRFAPYSPQTMDPSSFGHQEESSAEYERKPFQGETTREMEQRKRLPVVRVDYNYGLPLDYGPEEEERTPYNLPARDRYNWS